From the Daucus carota subsp. sativus chromosome 8, DH1 v3.0, whole genome shotgun sequence genome, one window contains:
- the LOC108199269 gene encoding F-box/kelch-repeat protein At3g23880, giving the protein MTNPESTNQEKHRKTSNKTHEITKAPRPNPSLPEELIFEILQWLPVISLLQFRSVSKPWLSLISSIDFIKAHMLKSVKDPEFKHHGVILSSTNPHFNIKRCDVYGLLNGHVGEAVDLDYPMKNPHNSVWIVGSCNGLVCLAIEEDSLFMWNPATRKSRRLRNSDMNLRFGCYIVYGFGYDESEDDYKVVGIFCVFRNVGTYETEVKIYSSKTDVWRRIEDFPFGIPLDDSGKFANGALHWAASRDIRSDLPESWIIVSLDVKREKYGKVVQPKYGDGAYNLTLGVLDKCLCVLCNYQSIRADVWVMKDYGVKESWTKLVTIPYVGEPSVFQYSVPLCVTENGDVLVEFESQILLYNSKSNVFKDLEITNFGGCLEADTYIESLVSPHV; this is encoded by the coding sequence ATGACAAACCCTGAAAGCACAAATCAAGAAAAGCACCGCAAAACAAGCAACAAGACCCATGAAATCACCAAAGCTCCAAGGCCCAATCCTAGTCTCCCTGAAGAGCTAATCTTCGAGATTCTTCAATGGCTTCCAGTGATTTCCCTCTTGCAATTCAGGTCTGTTTCGAAGCCATGGCTTTCTTTGATTTCTAGCATTGATTTTATCAAGGCCCATATGTTAAAATCTGTTAAAGACCCTGAATTTAAGCACCATGGGGTGATTTTAAGCTCTACTAATCCTCACTTTAATATCAAGAGGTGTGATGTGTATGGTTTGCTTAATGGGCATGTTGGTGAGGCTGTTGATCTTGATTATCCTATGAAAAATCCCCATAATTCTGTTTGGATTGTGGGTTCTTGTAATGGGTTGGTGTGTTTGGCTATCGAGGAGGATTCATTGTTTATGTGGAATCCGGCGACAAGGAAGTCGAGGAGGTTGAGGAATTCGGATATGAATTTGAGGTTTGGGTGTTATATTGTTTATGGGTTTGGGTATGATGAGAGTGAGGATGACTATAAGGTTGTTGggattttttgtgtttttcggAATGTGGGTACGTATGAGACTGAAGTGAAGATTTATAGCTCGAAGACTGATGTGTGGAGGAGGATTGAGGATTTTCCTTTTGGCATTCCGTTGGATGATTCGGGGAAGTTTGCAAATGGAGCTCTGCATTGGGCTGCCAGTCGTGATATACGTTCGGATTTACCCGAGTCATGGATTATTGTTTCTCTTGATGTGAAAAGGGAGAAATATGGAAAGGTTGTGCAGCCAAAATATGGAGACGGTGCGTATAATTTGACCTTGGGTGTTTTGGACAAATGCTTATGTGTGCTTTGCAACTACCAGAGCATTCGAGCTGATGTTTGGGTGATGAAAGACTATGGTGTAAAAGAATCTTGGACTAAATTGGTGACTATCCCATATGTGGGTGAACCATCGGTGTTTCAGTATTCAGTTCCGCTGTGCGTTACGGAAAATGGTGATGTTTTGGTGGAATTTGAATCGCAGATACTACTATACAATTCCAAGAGTAATGTGTTTAAGGATCTTGAGATCACCAATTTCGGTGGCTGTCTTGAAGCGGACACTTACATCGAGAGCCTAGTATCACCCCATGTCTAA
- the LOC108199270 gene encoding homeobox-leucine zipper protein HOX20 has protein sequence MGISSTFDGSDTTLLLKSGNLNCPSGVLESFWMSNSSPSFQDCPSKVSASIVDFQNPPQDDGRKGRLFSSLDVDEDNGEAFDPSFHRSEKKRRLSKDQVQFLEKSFEKDNKLEPDRKVQLAKEIGLQPRQVAIWYQNRRARCKSKQLEKDYDVLKESYDKLKVDYENLLKENESLRIEVESMKDKMPVSEKREVNLEPVNARDVGAKPTEDLIVQNENTPQLMIRKPEYVNSSESPAVDSDSLYSVDGNLKSVFESVDSSSVFEPDYSDFSQDGEEGFSRMLLLPDLPMLETECFDDMYVDHSNLAESSVGDQHLLLWTNVFDV, from the exons ATGGGGATTAGTAGTACTTTTGATGGTTCTGACACCACCCTTTTGCTTAAATCTGGAAATCTAAACTGTCCCTCAGGAGTTCTTGAATCTTTCTGGATGTCAAACTCTTCCCCTTCTTTTCAAG aTTGCCCTTCAAAGGTTTCTGCATCAATTGTTGACTTCCAAAATCCACCTCAAGATGATGGGAGGAAGGGGAGGCTCTTTTCTTCTCTCGACGTTGATGAGGACAATGGCGAGGCCTTTGATCCTTCCTTTCATCGATCAGAGAAGAAAAGGCGGCTCAGCAAGGATCAGGTTCAGTTTCTTGAGAAGAGTTTTGAGAAGGATAACAAACTAGAACCTGATAGGAAAGTGCAGCTTGCTAAGGAAATTGGATTGCAGCCGAGACAGGTTGCCATATGGTATCAAAACCGACGAGCCCGGTGCAAAAGCAAGCAGCTTGAAAAGGACTATGATGTTCTGAAAGAAAGTTATGATAAGCTCAAGGTTGATTATGAAAACCTCCTCAAAGAGAACGAAAGCTTGAGAATTGAG GTCGAATCTATGAAAGACAAAATGCCTGTGAGTGAGAAAAGGGAGGTGAATTTGGAGCCTGTGAATGCGCGAGATGTAGGAGCAAAACCAACTGAGGATCTAATTGTTCAAAATGAGAATACTCCACAACTGATGATTCGTAAGCCAGAGTATGTGAATTCCTCCGAGAGCCCTGCTGTAGATTCTGATAGCCTGTATAGTGTTGATGGAAACCTCAAATCCGTATTCGAGTCGGTTGATTCTTCTTCAGTTTTTGAACCAGACTACTCAGACTTCTCTCAAGACGGCGAAGAAGGTTTCAGCAGAATGCTGCTGCTACCAGACCTGCCGATGCTTGAAACAGAGTGCTTCGACGACATGTATGTAGATCATAGCAATTTAGCAGAGAGTTCAGTTGGAGATCAACACTTATTGCTCTGGACTAATGTGTTTGATGTGTAG
- the LOC108199271 gene encoding thioredoxin H2-like, with protein sequence MGVRYSSVFASSNGGNRYVSPRKSGQVISFHSSATWKSHFEASKRTTKLMVIDFTASWCGPCHMMEPILRDFAATYLDVEFIKIDVDELDDVATEYGVQAMPTFILIKKGKEIDKFVGAKKDELQKRIEKHMT encoded by the exons ATGGGAGTTAGATATTCTTCTGTTTTCGCTTCCTCAAATGGAGGCAATCGATATGTTTCACCGAGGAAGTCCGGTCAGGTTATCTCATTTCATTCCTCTGCTACATGGAAAAGCCACTTCGAAGCTTCCAAACGAACGACTAAACTG ATGGTCATTGATTTCACGGCCTCATGGTGTGGACCGTGTCACATGATGGAACCCATTCTGCGCGACTTTGCTGCTACTTATCTAGATGTAGAGTTCATCAAGATTGATGTCGATGAGTTAGAC GATGTGGCTACAGAGTACGGAGTGCAGGCAATGCCAACGTTCATACTGATaaagaaaggaaaagaaatcgACAAGTTTGTTGGGGCCAAGAAGGATGAACTCCAGAAGAGAATCGAGAAACACATGACCTGA
- the LOC108199267 gene encoding probable AMP deaminase isoform X1 → MDSSSTPLHLALATLFGASVMAISAFYIHKRSVDQVLHRLTKLRRNSPRLDPVAHNENSVVSDLEVDTLPEYTGMDESGGEWYRVSSSVPNVGLPNEWMDRDSVAVSNSMEDQLNLIPSGLPPLRTDQNDGEKMRVGSVGRLVTPRSSGGYAFDSVEHSDEEGMDQTIDDDNIYCTYDESLVSSADHGSYANIQATSMSAPEAEQLNYIQGQNHNLVANETSGNGQDSRKGDTSSLHNNKNDTVSARTILPLPTSVHESLNIEDEEVRRMIRECLDLREKYVYREETAPWMKNTEGDLKIPHVNSDPFRFVPVEATSHHFRMEDGVVHVYASETDTVDLFPVASATTFFTDMHHLLRIMSVGNVRSACYHRLRFLEEKFRLHLLVNGDREFLAQKSAPHRDFYNIRKVDTHVHHSACMNQKHLLRFIKSKLKSEPDEVVIFRDGQYLTLKEVFESLDLNGYDLNVDLLDVHADKSTFHRFDTFNLKYNPCGQSRLREIFLKQDNLIQGRFLGEVTKQVLLDLEASKYQMAEYRVSIYGRKQSEWDQLASWFINNSIYSDNAVWLIQLPRLYNVYRSMGTVTSFQTILDNVFIPLFEVTINPKSHPQLHVFLMQVVGFDIVDDESKPERRPIKHMPKPSEWKNEFNPAYAYYAYYIYANLFTLNKLRELKGLRTIRFRPHCGEAGDVDHLAAGFLLCHNISHGINLRKSPVLQYLYYLAQVGLAMSPLSNNSLFLDYHRNPFPLFFQRGLNVSLSSDDPLQIHLTKEALVEEYSVAAKVWKLSSCDMCEIARNSVYQSGFSHAAKSHWLGKKYYKRGPEGNDIHKTNVPHMRISFRHETWKEEMLYVYSGRVRFPEDVEH, encoded by the exons ATGGACTCCTCATCAACACCGCTCCACCTCGCCCTCGCCACTCTCTTCGGCGCCTCCGTCATGGCCATCTCCGCCTTCTACATTCACAAACGCAGCGTCGATCAGGTCCTCCATCGCCTCACCAAGCTGCGCCGCAACTCTCCTCGTCTCGATCCCGTCGCGCATAACGAGAACTCGGTTGTTTCCGATTTAGAAGTGGATACGCTACCCGAATATACAGGAATGGATGAGAGCGGAGGGGAGTGGTACAGAGTCTCGTCGTCGGTTCCGAATGTCGGATTGCCGAATGAGTGGATGGATCGGGATTCGGTTGCGGTGTCGAATTCGATGGAGGATCAGCTTAATTTGATCCCCTCTGGATTGCCGCCTCTGCGAACCGATCAAAATGatg GTGAAAAGATGCGGGTTGGATCAGTCGGTAGGCTAGTAACACCAAGATCCTCGGGAGGCTATGCATTCGATAGTGTGGAACATTCTGATGAGGAAGGCATGGATCAGACAATCGATGATGACAATATATACTGCACTTACGATGAGAGCTTGGTTTCTTCAGCTGACCAT GGTTCATATGCAAATATACAAGCGACATCTATGAGTGCACCTGAAGCTGAACAGTTGAACTATATTCAGGGTCAAAACCATAATCTGGTTGCAAATGAAACTAGCGGCAATGGACAAGACAGTAGAAAAGGGGATACATCTTCACTGCACAACAACAAAAATGACACTGTTTCCGCCAGAACCATTTTACCTTTGCCAACTTCAGTGCATG aGTCACTAaacattgaagatgaagaagtacGAAGGATGATTCGTGAATGCTTAGATTTGCGTGAGAAATATGTTTACAGGGAAGAAACTGCACCATGGATGAAAAATACTGAGGGGGACTTAAAGATACCACATGTCAACAGTGATCCGTTCCGTTTTGTCCCTGTTGAAGCAACTTCC CACCATTTTAGGATGGAAGATGGAGTTGTACATGTTTATGCCAGTGAAACTG ACACTGTCGATCTTTTCCCGGTTGCCAGCGCAACAACGTTTTTCACAGACATGCACCACCTTCTAAGAATAATGTCTGTTGGTAATGTTCGCTCTGCGTGTTATCATCGACTGCGTTTCCTGGAGGAg AAATTTCGTCTTCATCTTTTAGTAAATGGAGATAGGGAGTTTCTAGCTCAGAAAAGTGCACCACATcgagatttttataatattagaaagGTTGACACACATGTGCATCACTCTGCATGCATGAACCAGAAGCATCTTTTACGCTTCATCAagtcaaaattaaaatcagaacCAGACGAG GTTGTCATATTCCGTGATGGCCAGTATCTTACGCTGAAGGAGGTTTTTGAAAGTTTGGATTTAAACGG GTATGATCTTAATGTTGATTTGTTGGATGTGCATGCGGATAAGAGTACATTCCATCGTTTCGACACATTCAATCTCAAGTATAATCCTTGTGGTCAGAGCAGGCTTAGAGAAATTTTTCTAAAGCAGGACAACCTCATCCAAG GTCGTTTCCTTGGAGAAGTGACCAAACAAGTCTTGTTAGATCTGGAAGCAAGTAAATACCAG ATGGCCGAGTATAGGGTGTCCATATATGGAAGGAAACAAAGTGAATGGGATCAGCTGGCGAGCTGGTTTATCAACAATTCAATTTATAGTGACAATGCTGTTTGGTTAATCCAG cttCCACGGCTTTACAATGTGTACAGAAGTATGGGAACTGTTACATCCTTCCAGACCATTCTAGATAACGTGTTCATCCCTCTTTTTGAAGTCACAATTAATCCGAAATCTCATCCTCAACTACACGTGTTCCTAATGCAG GTTGTGGGTTTTGACATTGTAGATGATGAAAGTAAACCTGAAAGGCGTCCAATCAAGCACATGCCTAAGCCATCGGAGTGGAAAAACGAGTTCAATCCTGCATACGCCTATTATGCTTATTACATTTATGCCAACTTGTTCACTCTCAATAAG CTTCGGGAACTTAAAGGGCTGCGCACTATCAGATTCCGACCTCACTGTGGAGAG GCAGGTGATGTTGACCATTTAGCTGCTGGGTTTCTTCTGTGTCATAATATTTCTCATGGAATTAATTTGAGGAAATCCCCAGTGTTGCAATATCTTTATTACCTTGCCCAG GTTGGACTAGCCATGTCTCCTCTGAGTAATAATTCTCTTTTCCTGGACTATCATCGCAATCCATTTCCCTTGTTCTTCCAGCGTGGGTTGAACGTTTCACTTTCAAGTGATGATCCCCTGCAAATTCATCTAACAAAGGAAGCTCTAGTGGAAGAATATAGTGTCGCAGCCAAG GTTTGGAAGCTGAGTTCATGTGATATGTGCGAGATTGCAAGAAATTCTGTTTATCAATCAGGATTCTCACATGCAGCAAAG TCGCATTGGCTggggaaaaaatattataagcgAGGACCTGAAGGAAATGATATACACAAGACAAATGTTCCTCACATGAGGATTTCATTTCGACACGAG ACATGGAAGGAGGAGATGCTGTATGTTTATTCTGGAAGAGTGAGATTTCCTGAAGATGTAGAGCATTAA
- the LOC108199267 gene encoding probable AMP deaminase isoform X2 — translation MDSSSTPLHLALATLFGASVMAISAFYIHKRSVDQVLHRLTKLRRNSPRLDPVAHNENSVVSDLEVDTLPEYTGMDESGGEWYRVSSSVPNVGLPNEWMDRDSVAVSNSMEDQLNLIPSGLPPLRTDQNDGEKMRVGSVGRLVTPRSSGGYAFDSVEHSDEEGMDQTIDDDNIYCTYDESLVSSADHGQNHNLVANETSGNGQDSRKGDTSSLHNNKNDTVSARTILPLPTSVHESLNIEDEEVRRMIRECLDLREKYVYREETAPWMKNTEGDLKIPHVNSDPFRFVPVEATSHHFRMEDGVVHVYASETDTVDLFPVASATTFFTDMHHLLRIMSVGNVRSACYHRLRFLEEKFRLHLLVNGDREFLAQKSAPHRDFYNIRKVDTHVHHSACMNQKHLLRFIKSKLKSEPDEVVIFRDGQYLTLKEVFESLDLNGYDLNVDLLDVHADKSTFHRFDTFNLKYNPCGQSRLREIFLKQDNLIQGRFLGEVTKQVLLDLEASKYQMAEYRVSIYGRKQSEWDQLASWFINNSIYSDNAVWLIQLPRLYNVYRSMGTVTSFQTILDNVFIPLFEVTINPKSHPQLHVFLMQVVGFDIVDDESKPERRPIKHMPKPSEWKNEFNPAYAYYAYYIYANLFTLNKLRELKGLRTIRFRPHCGEAGDVDHLAAGFLLCHNISHGINLRKSPVLQYLYYLAQVGLAMSPLSNNSLFLDYHRNPFPLFFQRGLNVSLSSDDPLQIHLTKEALVEEYSVAAKVWKLSSCDMCEIARNSVYQSGFSHAAKSHWLGKKYYKRGPEGNDIHKTNVPHMRISFRHETWKEEMLYVYSGRVRFPEDVEH, via the exons ATGGACTCCTCATCAACACCGCTCCACCTCGCCCTCGCCACTCTCTTCGGCGCCTCCGTCATGGCCATCTCCGCCTTCTACATTCACAAACGCAGCGTCGATCAGGTCCTCCATCGCCTCACCAAGCTGCGCCGCAACTCTCCTCGTCTCGATCCCGTCGCGCATAACGAGAACTCGGTTGTTTCCGATTTAGAAGTGGATACGCTACCCGAATATACAGGAATGGATGAGAGCGGAGGGGAGTGGTACAGAGTCTCGTCGTCGGTTCCGAATGTCGGATTGCCGAATGAGTGGATGGATCGGGATTCGGTTGCGGTGTCGAATTCGATGGAGGATCAGCTTAATTTGATCCCCTCTGGATTGCCGCCTCTGCGAACCGATCAAAATGatg GTGAAAAGATGCGGGTTGGATCAGTCGGTAGGCTAGTAACACCAAGATCCTCGGGAGGCTATGCATTCGATAGTGTGGAACATTCTGATGAGGAAGGCATGGATCAGACAATCGATGATGACAATATATACTGCACTTACGATGAGAGCTTGGTTTCTTCAGCTGACCAT GGTCAAAACCATAATCTGGTTGCAAATGAAACTAGCGGCAATGGACAAGACAGTAGAAAAGGGGATACATCTTCACTGCACAACAACAAAAATGACACTGTTTCCGCCAGAACCATTTTACCTTTGCCAACTTCAGTGCATG aGTCACTAaacattgaagatgaagaagtacGAAGGATGATTCGTGAATGCTTAGATTTGCGTGAGAAATATGTTTACAGGGAAGAAACTGCACCATGGATGAAAAATACTGAGGGGGACTTAAAGATACCACATGTCAACAGTGATCCGTTCCGTTTTGTCCCTGTTGAAGCAACTTCC CACCATTTTAGGATGGAAGATGGAGTTGTACATGTTTATGCCAGTGAAACTG ACACTGTCGATCTTTTCCCGGTTGCCAGCGCAACAACGTTTTTCACAGACATGCACCACCTTCTAAGAATAATGTCTGTTGGTAATGTTCGCTCTGCGTGTTATCATCGACTGCGTTTCCTGGAGGAg AAATTTCGTCTTCATCTTTTAGTAAATGGAGATAGGGAGTTTCTAGCTCAGAAAAGTGCACCACATcgagatttttataatattagaaagGTTGACACACATGTGCATCACTCTGCATGCATGAACCAGAAGCATCTTTTACGCTTCATCAagtcaaaattaaaatcagaacCAGACGAG GTTGTCATATTCCGTGATGGCCAGTATCTTACGCTGAAGGAGGTTTTTGAAAGTTTGGATTTAAACGG GTATGATCTTAATGTTGATTTGTTGGATGTGCATGCGGATAAGAGTACATTCCATCGTTTCGACACATTCAATCTCAAGTATAATCCTTGTGGTCAGAGCAGGCTTAGAGAAATTTTTCTAAAGCAGGACAACCTCATCCAAG GTCGTTTCCTTGGAGAAGTGACCAAACAAGTCTTGTTAGATCTGGAAGCAAGTAAATACCAG ATGGCCGAGTATAGGGTGTCCATATATGGAAGGAAACAAAGTGAATGGGATCAGCTGGCGAGCTGGTTTATCAACAATTCAATTTATAGTGACAATGCTGTTTGGTTAATCCAG cttCCACGGCTTTACAATGTGTACAGAAGTATGGGAACTGTTACATCCTTCCAGACCATTCTAGATAACGTGTTCATCCCTCTTTTTGAAGTCACAATTAATCCGAAATCTCATCCTCAACTACACGTGTTCCTAATGCAG GTTGTGGGTTTTGACATTGTAGATGATGAAAGTAAACCTGAAAGGCGTCCAATCAAGCACATGCCTAAGCCATCGGAGTGGAAAAACGAGTTCAATCCTGCATACGCCTATTATGCTTATTACATTTATGCCAACTTGTTCACTCTCAATAAG CTTCGGGAACTTAAAGGGCTGCGCACTATCAGATTCCGACCTCACTGTGGAGAG GCAGGTGATGTTGACCATTTAGCTGCTGGGTTTCTTCTGTGTCATAATATTTCTCATGGAATTAATTTGAGGAAATCCCCAGTGTTGCAATATCTTTATTACCTTGCCCAG GTTGGACTAGCCATGTCTCCTCTGAGTAATAATTCTCTTTTCCTGGACTATCATCGCAATCCATTTCCCTTGTTCTTCCAGCGTGGGTTGAACGTTTCACTTTCAAGTGATGATCCCCTGCAAATTCATCTAACAAAGGAAGCTCTAGTGGAAGAATATAGTGTCGCAGCCAAG GTTTGGAAGCTGAGTTCATGTGATATGTGCGAGATTGCAAGAAATTCTGTTTATCAATCAGGATTCTCACATGCAGCAAAG TCGCATTGGCTggggaaaaaatattataagcgAGGACCTGAAGGAAATGATATACACAAGACAAATGTTCCTCACATGAGGATTTCATTTCGACACGAG ACATGGAAGGAGGAGATGCTGTATGTTTATTCTGGAAGAGTGAGATTTCCTGAAGATGTAGAGCATTAA